The following are encoded in a window of Deltaproteobacteria bacterium genomic DNA:
- a CDS encoding O-methyltransferase: MTHAPPLRPDVAAWLRGLAELPDDPILTEMHALAAARRFPIVGPEVGRLLAQVTTMTGARRVFEMGSGFGYSTLWFARAVGPNGRVYHTDGDPENTRLAKDFLTRAGLADRVMFLTGDAREHLTQATGQFDIVFCDIDKEQYPSAYELFRGRVRVGGAVIVDNLVWSGRVAAGETDADTEGVREYIRLMWADPEYLSSLLPVRDGVGLSLRHPLAARRTPTGPLPSDSSEDAD, encoded by the coding sequence GTGACCCACGCTCCTCCCCTTCGCCCCGACGTGGCCGCTTGGCTACGCGGCCTCGCCGAGCTCCCCGACGACCCGATCCTGACGGAGATGCACGCGCTCGCGGCGGCGCGCCGGTTTCCCATCGTGGGGCCGGAGGTCGGGCGCCTGCTCGCGCAGGTCACGACGATGACCGGAGCGCGGCGCGTCTTCGAGATGGGCTCGGGCTTCGGCTACAGCACGCTCTGGTTCGCGCGGGCGGTGGGGCCGAACGGGCGCGTCTACCACACCGACGGCGACCCCGAGAATACGCGCCTCGCGAAGGACTTCCTCACGCGTGCGGGCCTCGCCGACCGGGTCATGTTTCTCACCGGCGACGCGCGTGAGCACCTGACCCAGGCCACGGGGCAGTTCGACATCGTCTTCTGCGACATCGACAAGGAGCAGTACCCCTCGGCGTACGAGCTCTTTCGCGGACGCGTGCGGGTCGGCGGAGCGGTGATCGTGGACAACCTGGTCTGGAGCGGGCGCGTGGCGGCCGGGGAAACCGACGCCGACACCGAGGGTGTTCGCGAGTACATCCGGCTCATGTGGGCCGACCCCGAGTACCTGTCGAGCCTCCTGCCGGTGCGCGACGGCGTGGGGCTCTCGCTTCGGCATCCGCTCGCTGCGCGTCGCACCCCCACGGGGCCCCTGCCGTCCGACTCGAGCGAGGACGCGGACTGA
- a CDS encoding OmpA family protein: MHRALMAAALTISLLGACGIPEEQHNAVIKDMEKCKKDLADTKTSLASTEADLKQKIAQLGGSKDQLARSLGATKKELEKLRAAQTASEARAKVFKQLLSRLRSMIDAGKLQVEVRKGRMLVKMSDKILFDPGKTKLKDDGKSALEQLAGVLKDISNRDFLVAGHTDNVPIKTKVFRSNWELSTARAVEVVKFLQEQGVDPKHLGASGYSEYDPVGDNSTDDGKRTNRRIEIVLMPNIEELPAFEQ, translated from the coding sequence ATGCACCGAGCGCTGATGGCCGCCGCCCTTACCATTTCACTACTGGGCGCCTGCGGCATTCCGGAAGAGCAGCACAACGCCGTCATCAAGGACATGGAGAAGTGCAAGAAGGACCTGGCCGACACGAAGACCTCGCTGGCCAGCACTGAGGCCGACCTGAAGCAGAAGATCGCGCAGCTCGGCGGGAGCAAGGATCAGCTCGCGCGGTCGCTCGGCGCGACGAAGAAGGAGCTCGAGAAACTCCGGGCCGCGCAGACCGCGTCCGAGGCGCGCGCGAAGGTCTTCAAGCAGCTCCTCAGCCGGCTGCGGTCCATGATCGACGCGGGCAAGCTGCAGGTGGAGGTCCGCAAGGGCCGCATGCTGGTCAAGATGAGCGACAAGATCCTCTTCGACCCCGGAAAGACCAAGCTGAAGGACGACGGCAAGTCGGCGCTCGAGCAGCTCGCGGGCGTGCTCAAGGACATCTCGAACCGCGACTTCCTCGTCGCGGGCCACACCGACAACGTTCCGATCAAGACCAAGGTCTTTCGCTCGAACTGGGAGCTCTCCACGGCGCGTGCGGTGGAGGTCGTGAAGTTCCTGCAGGAGCAGGGCGTGGACCCCAAGCACCTCGGCGCGTCGGGCTACTCCGAGTACGACCCCGTGGGTGACAACAGCACCGACGACGGCAAGCGCACGAACCGCCGCATCGAGATCGTTCTCATGCCCAACATCGAAGAGCTGCCGGCCTTCGAGCAGTAG